In a single window of the Mauremys reevesii isolate NIE-2019 linkage group 3, ASM1616193v1, whole genome shotgun sequence genome:
- the KIAA0408 gene encoding uncharacterized protein KIAA0408 homolog, protein MNLHKQLENTERNWTKEKMELLERFDSERKEWESQWKVMQKKIEELYQEVKLRRESNMNVRDNKAIQSKMLQLSVYSPASEQSDTAELNCRHNLANDWMEEKSLLSKSEQECKETRTQRKNSVLLRNSLAFDNQEKYEDLLSLKTPKKDTSSYAGDLSAALKELAKVSEELCSYQEEIRKKPNHRRMKSLPFLDEFEETQNTVIMPEMNCMSSNEPQTSSLTFETEGQNNRKNLMSASKELKDLPCSSLTGDRGSDFMPWPKKEAPPVPPRSTSRHLTSSLSAAVHVSEVPIKDSGSKSNYKVQEGRNGRKCINPSLAKQSEAPVAHVNEGKSVKGGAAVTASVPIAKKERVSECSVAAGFCHNTWSCDVGKLGKGTQNGSSPLSAQKSCSDGNMVQTENVHRRHCPKSPNVLQYGNDSCDPAMLPKKTQRNETLAAKIDEFNRTVFHTDKCNKSLQENQKLQTPTGDHKHCGTGCDCMVNRTEAVNASYVSNPRLSAAKKQDPCNPTKTARTTGQQKQINGLLSTSGYRHMLHEHDWRPINLSGRPRSADSKSNYGVVEKLLKNYEKSTVTSLYNSKCCKDKWTQSDSEFTDGSCETLSQYFEMLQIDQGKQEFHRNSARCVGKQVKQGKERQKLPEISVPAKCSTGKGFSRPARPANRRLPSRWASRSPSAPPAVRMTAHSYSFSLQSETAVV, encoded by the exons ATGAACCTGCATAAGCAACTGGAGAATACGGAGAGGAACTGGACCAAAGAGAAGATGGAACTGTTGGAGAGATTTGACAGTGAAAGGAAGGAGTGGGAAAGTCAGTGGAAGGTCATGCAGAAGAAAATAGAAGAG CTTTACCAGGAGGTAAAACTAAGGCGGGAGAGTAATATGAATGTCCGGGATAATAAAGCCATTCAAAGCAAGATGCTGCAGCTATCTGTATATTCCCCTGCTTCAGAACAGAGTGACACAGCAGAACTGAACTGTCGACACAACTTGGCAAATGACTGGATGGAAGAAAAGAGTTTGCTCAGTAAATCAGAACAAGAATGTAAAGAAACTAGAACTCAGAGGAAAAACAGTGTTTTATTAAGGAACAGTCTGGCCTTTGACAATCAGGAGAAATATGAAGACCTCCTCAGCTTGAAAACTCCTAAGAAAGATACCAGTAGTTACGCTGGTGATCTCAGTGCA GCTCTTAAAGAACTGGCGAAAGTTAGCGAAGAGTTATGCAGCTATCAAGAGGAAATTCGAAAGAAGCCCAACCACAGAAG AATGAAGTCACTTCCTTTTCTGGATGAATTTGAAGAAACCCAAAACACAGTTATTATGCCTGAGATGAACTGCATGTCCAGCAATGAACCACAAACTTCTTCCCTCACCTTTGAAACAGAAGGACAAAATAACAGGAAGAACTTGATGAGTGCCAGCAAGGAGTTGAAAGATTTGCCTTGTAGCTCTCTTACTGGTGATAGAGGAAGCGACTTCATGCCCTGGCCAAAAAAAGAAGCCCCCCCAGTTCCTCCACGGAGCACTTCTCGACATCTGACAAGCTCACTTTCTGCAGCTGTACATGTCTCTGAAGTACCCATAAAAGATTCAGGCAGCAAAAGCAACTATAAGGTTCAGGAGGGTAGGAATGGAAGGAAATGTATTAATCCTTCTCTTGCAAAACAGAGTGAAGCTCCAGTGGCACATGTAAATGAAGGGAAGTCTGTGAAAGGTGGTGCAGCGGTAACTGCTTCAGTACCTATAGccaaaaaagagagagtctcTGAGTGCAGTGTAGCGGCAGGTTTTTGTCACAACACATGGTCATGTGATGTGGGCAAGCTTGGAAAAGGTACTCAGAATGGATCTTCCCCATTGTCTGCCCAGAAAAGCTGTTCAGATGGAAATATGGTGCAAACAGAGAATGTGCACAGGAGACATTGCCCTAAATCTCCTAATGTTCTACAATATGGTAACGACTCCTGTGACCCTGCAATGCTGCCAAAGAAGACCCAAAGAAATGAAACATTGGCAGCAAAGATTGATGAATTTAACAGGACTGTATTTCATACAGATAAATGCAACAAATCTTTGCAAGAAAATCAGAAGCTTCAAACACCAACTGGAGATCATAAACACTGTGGCACAGGCTGTGACTGTATGGTTAACAGAACAGAAGCTGTAAATGCATCTTATGTTTCAAATCccagactctctgcagcaaagaaaCAGGATCCCTGCAATCCAACCAAAACTGCCAGAACAACAGGACAACAAAAGCAAATAAATGGACTTCTAAGCACCAGTGGCTACCGGCATATGCTTCACGAGCATGACTGGAGACCAATTAATTTATCTGGTCGCCCGCGTTCAGCTGACTCAAAGTCAAACTATGGAGTTGTTGAAAAACTTTTGAAAAACTATGAAAAATCAACAGTGACTTCTTTGTATAATTCTAAATGCTGCAAAGATAAATGGACACAGTCAGATTCTGAGTTCACAGATGGGAGTTGTGAGACATTGAGTCAGTATTTCGAAATGCTCCAGATAGACCAAGGAAAGCAAGAGTTTCATAGGAATTCAGCCAGGTGTGTTGGGAAGCAAGTCAAACAAGGCAAAGAGAGACAGAAGTTACCAGAG ATATCTGTGCCAGCTAAATGTTCAACTGGGAAAGGCTTCTCCCGGCCAGCACGACCAGCAAATCGACGCTTACCTTCCAGGTGGGCATCCAGATCACCTTCAGCACCACCTGCTGTGAGAATGACTGCACACAGTTATTCTTTCTCACTTCAGTCAGAGACGGCAGTTGTCTGA